The Maylandia zebra isolate NMK-2024a linkage group LG14, Mzebra_GT3a, whole genome shotgun sequence genome includes the window TTATCCGTCTTTGATGTCCGCTTAAAGTCTGTCACATGGGGAGCATGTGTATCCAAAAAAACAGGCGTGCATGGGGACGTCCACACAGAATGTTGAGCTGACGAAATTTGTCATTGGTACACAAGCGAACCTATAGCGGACACATAAAGTATAGTCTATGCCTAATGCCAGACTCGCATGTTAAAATCTTTGTGTGTGTCACCTCTTCTGCCACTATGAGCGCAGGGCACTCCACAAGCTGTTTAGTTACCTGCTACCACTGATGTTGCTGCTGTAGCTAGGTGAGGTGGAGTAACACAAACTAGGCTGTCCATACTGCTTTGGTTGGCACTGCcagttttatttctttcccTAGAAATTACTACCTCCTTTGCCGTTACTTCACGCACATTGTGAAAGATGCATGATTGATTGAGGAGCAATGTGTTGACTTCCTTAACAATTTTATGCCAGTATAAGTGACTAATCTCTCACAGTGACCTTTGTAACAGTCAGAAATTTTGCAGCAGGCTTTTCAGTAAGTTTCCTCCTGACtgcatgatttatttatttttttatttatgactTTTTGGTCCAAGTTCGTAAATAAGGTAAAATCCATGTATGCATGATCACAAAAACTTAGTACGTGTTATGAAGTGTGcaggaccttttttttttttttttctttctttcttctataGTCAAATTAATAGTTGACTTACTCTGAGTGTGAGAGCTTTGTAGGAATATCAGTTCAGTTTGATTTATATAAatccaattcacaacaacagttgcctcaaggtgctttttatGGTGGGTACCTGTGCTGTAACGGCTAGCTGTCTGATGGCCATTATCCAGCTATGGAGGAGCTCAGCTTTGATTTCAGTATCATTGTACACTCTTTGAAGAGTTTagcagttttacattttttgaaatGTTCCTGTATAATAAAAATGTACGGTACATTAGGGTAAgtgctcatttaaaaaaaaaaagctggaccAGAGTAGTACTTTTTTGGCACCTTGTTTGAATAACAGGCTTTGGCTGCTTTTCCTACCTTTGGCAACTGCTCAAGCAGAAGAAGAGGCCCATTTATAAGATTAAGAAGATTATATTGCAATAATCAGTTAAAACCCTTCAGTTAAAATCTTTGGCACTGAATATTTGAACACATTTCAGGATCATGATTTGGAAACACGAGTGTTATGATGGTATATACGTTTTCTTAATTTATGTTGCTGTTTCCTGTGGTTGTAAGATCGCaagtgcaataaaaacaacCCATTTGCTCTACTTcagtaaaaataattatttcactTTTCTCTGTAAGTGCATTTTAGTATATGGTGGGtcaaggaaaaaatgaaaatggtcACATCTGTCACATATAGTAAACTGACCCTCCACTGTATGGTGTGTTGTATATGTCACTAGTACATGGACTCTTAAAGGAGTTTTTATGGGCAGCTGTGTGCCACTCCCCTGCTGGCCTGCTCTCAAACTTAGTTTCAACAAAGAAATttgtaattgtatttatttgtggCTTGATTGGGGCATTTTCTATCAGGGGAAGCACACAGTGTCCTCTCACACGCCTTGATATAGATTTAATTACTTAACACTGCAAAATCCATGGAGGCAGCTGTCCTTGGGTGTGGTTGGCGATCATGATGGATGTGTTCTACTGTGCAAGAAGCAATCACAGTAGTCAGATGAACTGGTCATGGGGGTCAAACGTGTTCGGGTATGATCTGTGTGAGCAGAGTGTAAGGGAGGTTTGGCATACTGGGTCCAGTCAATAATCGACACACTTCCCCCTCAGCCACACAGACTAAGTAACATGGAGTAAGGACAGAGAGCGTTTTCACATTAGAGATCTGCATTAAAATATCAGACACAAAATCCATTATTTCTGTTAGTTAGAACAACACAAAAGGAAAGAGGTGCTGTGAATATTCACTtaaaatcacaaacacacaaagttaGGGTGGATACAAATGAAAAATTATTTGTTGAAATATTCTGcagcattttctttcttcttttgtctttgtaGATTATTCTAGTTTGACTCATCACCCTTGTGTGAGGCAGGAAAACAGTTTCTTTGAAATGTAATGCAGTTAGACTGGTTAAACTTTAATCTGATTAGCTTCCTTGCAGTTTAACTCGCCTGCAGCAGCTCTTTTTATTTAGAGATGGTTGAAATAAATAACCTTGTCTAAGAATTTGAACAGTTTTTAAAGTGTTAGTGACTCAATTCATTTCCcacttctcttttcctcttttatgtttttgtttctcacttattttcttttaattcctTGTTAGTTAAACCTTGTTTTCCTCTGACTGTGATTGCATTTGTTTCACCAGAATCTTCATAATCTGGGCGATCAGTAGCTGGTTCCGCCGAGGGCCATCCACTCCTGACCCCAGCACACCAGCCGGTGCCCCCAGGGTACCCAGCAGGAACCTCTTCCCCAAAGACACTCTCATGGTATTACACTGTCcccttttcctttcctttatcTACCTCGTCAGCTGCATAATTGTTTATTTACCACACAGCAAACCAGTTTTCTGACTGTTTCTAACTGTTTCAAAATGATAAACACCTTTattatctctctctttctgcaggATCTGTACGTGTACGTGTCCCAGGAGGAAGTCTTCTCTGACTTCAACAACACAGatgccctgttctggttccacAGGGATCTGGTCTATGGAGACTGGACCACAGGGGAAGATGGTGATGGCTGCTACCAGCACTATAAGGAAATGGATATCCCAGAAGTAAGGATTACTATGGATGAATTGGGGGAGGGTGACAGACAGTAGTTGGACGGTGAGAAAGAACAGTTGTTAGTTTAGGAAATGTGACGGATGTTGATGAAGGACGGGAAAGTCCAGTTTATAGTGAAGTTTGCATATTTGAAagctgtttatttttgtctgattttctttttcttccacttTCTGTCTGATTGTAGAAAATACAGCAGAACGGCTCACTTTACATACACCTCTACTTCACTAAAAGTGGATTCCACCCAGACCCCAAACGAAAGGGGCAGTATCGCAGACTGGCAACAGTTCACGCAACCAGAAGTAAGCACCTGTGAAAAGCACACTCGCTTTAACATATTATCCTGTTGTTGTAATGTTTGTTTAAAGTGCTAAACTTTGCTTTTGAACTCTTTCAGTGCTGAATAAATATAAGCGAAGAAAGTTTCTGAAGACCAAGAATCTGCTCACAGGAGAGACGGAAGCAGACCCCGAGATGATCAAGGTTAAGATTATTATTTATCCTAAAAAGGAACTGAGTTCAGCGCAGAGAGCTTCATTACTTTAATTCCTAATGCATACTTCACATATTGCAAGTATGTGAAGTAATTTCTAGGGTTTTTTCAATTTCCAGTTAATGTATTTGAGGTAGTTGCCTTCACATTTTGCAGCAGAGGAAAAATAGACGAAGATCAAAGACTTTGGAAACTGAGAACCATTTATTggctctctcacagtctgtaaatgattgCCCTTTACCGACGTCTGAACAGAGGAACTTTGAAAACTCACAGTCAATGATTTTACCTTTCTTTATGTATATCTTTATTTGGTTGGTTGATCaagtcacttttatttttaaagcgcatttaaaaaataatgtaaacCAACCCAGAGTCCTTCTCTTTTGAGTGCTTTGCTGTTGGACAGGGCTTATTGTGAGTAGATGTAGATAAGTTGCAGTGCAGTTGAGCCCAAAGTGACTTTGCCTTTGTTTGTACTAGTAAGAAGTGtagcagctgtgtgatgatCAGTTTGCAGTTACCAGattaatatatttatgtttGCACTGACACATTGGGTGTTTCCTCACAGCGAGCAGAGAGCCACGGTCCAGTGGAGATTATCTCACATTGGCACCCCAACCTCACTATCAATATGGTGGATGACCACACAGCCTGGGTGAAGGGCTCTGTTCCACCTCCTCTAGACCAGTGTAAGTATCGGAAGTATAATGTGACAGTTATTTATCCGTAGTTTATTTAAAGCTCTGGTTTATCTGACATTACTGCTCTTCTACCCTACCTTATATTAGATGTTAAGTTTGATGCAGTCAGTGGCGACTACTATCCCATTGTATACTTCAATGACTACTGGAACCTTCAGAAGGACTACTATCCCATCAACGAGACCCTAAAAAGCCTCCCGCTCCGCCTCAGTTATTGCCCGCTGTCCTTGTGGCGCTGGCAGCTGTATGCAGCCCAGAACGCTCGCTCACCCTGGAATTTCCTTCCTGAGGACACCTACGAGCAATCCGATGAAGACCAAGACTCAGTCAAGGTAAGGAGTCAAAGGTTACTGAGACGAAACTAAAGTTTTCCTCCTGCAAGTTGGGCTTTAATATTGGTGCTCATTTAGATGCTGTGATCTTATTTCacatatatttaaaagaaagtCTACTTGAGTTGGTATGTGCCAGATGGAGAGGATTTCAAATGCTTTCTAGCAGATTACCTTTTActtgaaaacaaaatgcaaGACGCGTGATGAGTGGAAACTGGCACTTCATACTTGAGTGACCTCTGCTTCGGGTGTAATGTGGGACTTTGTTATCTTGGTGTCCAAATACAGGCTACTCTAATTTTCAGTTGACACTGTATTAAAGCAAAATACTCGTAGTCCCAATCCCAAATACTTGGACAGGTGCACTTTAGTTATTTACAAAGCTGTCATGTACGCTGTTTCTAGGGTGATTAACTTCTGTAGCAACTGAACATATAGAAGATTCATTGTTTTATAAGCAAGCTGAGTTTAACAATAAAGTCTTTGTGAAGGTGGCCCTCCTGGAAACCAATCCATACCTGCTGGGACTCACCATCGTTGTCTCCATTGTGCACAGCATCTTTGAGTTTCTCGCCTTCAAGAACGGTAAGGTCGCAGCAGTCTGTACTCAGGACTTCACATAACAGGAGGAGAATAGTTTGAACAGTGTGCGCCTACCCAAGTTTGACCTCAGCGCCGTCTTCTCCTCAGATATCCAGTTTTGGAACAGCAGACAGTCTCTAGAAGGTCTATCTGTGCGCTCCATCATATTTGGAGTATTTCAGTCTCTAGTGGTGCTGCTGTACATTCTGGACAACGAAACCAACTTTGTGGTGCAGGTCAGCGTCTTCATTGGCCTTCTCATTGACCTGTGGAAAATCACCAAGGTCATGGATGTCAAAGTAAGTTGAAAAACATTAGTTTTTTCTTGCAGGATGAGCAGCATTTGATTAAACTCTCTAACAGGCTCTTCCTTACCTTTTGCAGATGCTAAACTGTTTATTCATCGAGTGTCGTTTCCACCAGATTCttaactgttgttgtttttctctagTTGGACAGAGAGAACAAATTCGTAGGAGTGTTCCCAAGATTGGTATTCAAAGATAAGTCGACTTATGTGGAGTCTTCAACCAAAATCTACGATGATGTAAGTGAAACCAACACCAGTCACATTCAGAATGGTGGCTGTAACAAATGCATTCACATGATTGTCTTCAGAACGGATGAAACATGATTAAATTGgtctgtttaaatgtttatctGAAGGAAGCTTCTCTAAATATGTATCTCTCTGTAAGTTGCTTGGATATTTCTGATAAAAAGGATGAgtgacatcttcttttcttCATTATCTCATGAACAGATGGCCTTCAAGTACTTGTCATGGCTGCTCTACCCTCTGTTTGGCTGCTATGCGGTCTACAGTTTATTGTACGTAGAGCACAAAGGCTGGTACTCATGGGTACTCAGCATGCTCTATGGCTTCTTGTTAACCTTTGGTAAGTTAATCTGAAGCAGTTTTATACTCTGAGGTCTTAAAACTTAATCCACAGGCTGAAGGAACGTAAACTGTGCTGGATTTACTAACTATGAAATAAATGAAGAATACTGAAGTGTTCCTTAAAAGTTTGGTTTTTAGATATAATATTTTAAAGGTTATCTTAAAAGGATGATATGAATAGAAATACAGAGCTACAGAGACAACGTTCTGAGATAAAGTtcataaaaaccaaaaccatTTCCTGAGTTTTTAGCATAAACATTTTAGAGATCCCTGGCATTAAAGTATTAGATGAATTGTGTGCTCTTCCTGGAACTGTTTatgtttcctcttttctttctgtggGGTTGATTTTTACTCTGTCATCCAGCaggttttttcagttttttatgtTAATCTATTTTAAAGCCCAGAGAGGAGGCTGATTTATTTTGGTCTCTCTCGATTGCCTCGCCTCTGAGCTGCCGGACTCGCAGCTAATATTTTCATGCTTGCATCATGGTTACGCATTCAATTCCCAGTAGCCTTAGCTAATGTGCTGTGTATTAATAAACTTCACCTGGTACACTCACTCGCGATGGTTCCTGCTGGTTAAATTACTGCCTGTGATATAGGAATTCTTAGTGTAATCTAATctcctttttctgtctttttttttttaaaggttttattacAATGACGCCACAGCTTTTCATCAACTATAAAATGAAGTCTGTAGCTCACCTCCCATGGAGGATGCTCACCTACAAGGCTCTCAATACCTTTATTGATGACCTTTTTGCCTTCGTAATCAAGATGCCAATGATGTACAGGATAGGATGCCTCAGAGATGGTGAGTTTTCTTTCAGATAttcattaatgttttgtttttttttttttttttaagaactaTACCAGGATCAAAGAAAGCTAATTGCCTAAAACATCATTTTGCTTCCTCAGCCAGTGCAGCTTTGACTTTGTAGCATTAAGATGAGTGTTTTGTTGGAGGTGGTTTAAGATTTGCCTCATTCTCTAGAACGGTTTCCAGTTGACGTGGGTGGTTTTGTGCTTAAACAAAAccacgatcgtggctcaagagttgggagttcgccttgtaatcggaaggttgccggttcgagccccggcttggacagtctcggtcgttgtgtccttgggcaagacacttcacccgttgcctactggtggtggtcagagggcccggtggcgccagtgtccggcagcctcgcctctgtcagtgcaccccagggtggctgtggctacattgtagcttgccatcaccagtgtgtgaatgtgtgtgtgaatggatatgtaaagcgctttggggtccttagggactagtaaagcgctatataaatacaggccatttaccatttaaacaaAATGCCGTCCTGATTTCTTTTATCGTGAGCGTATTgatcaaaaagaaaatgtagaaTCACTGTCTCATACTGGAggattgtttcttttctttttttaaatgtttttttaactgtCATTCTTGGATCTTTGACAGCTGTTGGTTTTCATAATCCTCTAACTCCACCTAGTGTTAACTCACCAGATCTCAGTTTTGAACTTGGTGTGATCATTAATCATCATCCACAAAGGTCACCGTGCCGCCTCTCATGAAATATTTCTTTGACACAAGAAAAGCCTAAATTGTAGTTCTTCTCCTGCTGTACAGTTCATGTTAGTTCATACAGTTTGGTAATGAAGCACTGAGCCCTGCTGTGCAAACTGAAACCTACACACTTTGCAGTTAGGAAGCCTTTAAATAAAATCCCCTGCTTCACAAATTAAACAGCTACCACCTACAGTGTGTGGCCAGCCAGTCAATTAGATGTTAGGTGGGCGACACTAATGTGAATTTTCGTTTGCTGTCTGTGCTAACTTGCTAAGTTGGACACGAAAAAGTGGTTTAGAGCAGCGCTCACATCAGCAAGAAGTCAAGTCAGTAACAACCAAACTGGGAGTAATGATTTGGTTGATATTCGCTGCACTGAGGACACTGATGTTGCTGCTAAGCAGATGATGGAGACCTGTCACATCTCTTTGAAACAACAAAGATGTCAATCATCAGCTCGTGCAGCCAGCTcttaaacattttgtcatttgattTGTGAAATAATTGGAAAGTGAAAATTAGTGGGGTTAATTTGTGATTCTAAATGTCCCtgggtgtgtatgtgagtgtgaatggttgtctgtttaagtgtgttagccctgtgacagaccggacatctgtccagggtgtaccctgcctctggGAGAGGCTCCAGCTCCCACAcaaccctgataaggataagagGAAGAAAACGGATGGAGTGGAAAGATGTATCAAGTATATTCTACACTGAGTGTTGGTGAATTCATATATTCACTTAAACTAGGAGGACAGGTGTGGTTTATACTAAGCCCACTGTGTAACTTTGCTATATACTAGATGTACCTATTGAACGTTGCATTTGGACTTTCCAACAAGGGGAATTCTGTATGCAAGAAGGCTTAGTTATCTCTATATCaattacaacaaaatgaaactaaacgtTCTCGCTTgtgagaagaatagaaaactaAGCAGTAATCGGCCACAAGGGATGCTTGTACTTAAGATTTCTCACTTTAAAATAACAGGCTGTGGTAATACTGGTCTGTATACATGGGCAGGATGTTGTGCAACTGTTGCTTTACAAGCATGTAGTAACCAAATCAGGTGACAAGCAAATCTTGTatttaaaacaaagacagatACGTTTGCACTGCATTGTGAGCATATTTGTTTCTGACTGGACCTCTACTGTACGTGAATACGTTCTCATCTCTCTGCTTGCAGTGCAGTTTTTGCCATCATAGCGTGTTCAGCTTTGATGGGAGATGATGTCAGTGCTTCACTTGTTTTTGATGCTTCTTAAGTAACATATTGGtctcaattcagttttatttatttagctctTTAAAAAAGTCTGGGGCTGGTTTCTCACTGGACCAAACTGTGTCCTCTCCTGCAGATGTGGTGTTCTTCATCTACCTTTACCAGCGCTGGATCTATCGAGTCGATCCCAACAGGGTCAACGAGTTCGGTACCAGCGGAGTAGACCACGCCCAGAACAACACAGCAGCCCCTGCCCCAGATGCCGCCTCCGCTGCAATCACAGACAAACCAGAAGGGGAGAAGAAGAATGATTAAGCGAGATCCCACCCTCATCTTCCTCCCTGGCTCTCACTGCTGGAGTGAAGAGGACTTGTGGAAAGTGGGGCATGGAGTGGAGTTGTTGTTTAGCTATCATGGATGCCGCtaccaaaacagaaaaaagaaaaaaaaaatgcagttcaGCTGTTCCTTCTGGTTTCTTTGTGGATGCACAGAGAGTCATATTCAGTGTAGACTTGGTAAATTATTTCTGCTCCCCACCCACCCCTGCCCTCCGTTTTGCAGTTCaagtgaagtaaaacaaaacgtGATGTACTGTATtctgtatgatttttttttttttttcacttcagaGGGTAACAGTGTCTGGAAGTAGATGTTGGGAGGGGAACAGGTCGCAGTTGTGctactttttattatttttatacagAGGAAAAAGAGGCCAGGTGCAGCTTTTGTTCTTTGTGTAGATTCCTTTTCATTCCATGTGAGCACTCTGTTTCGGCTTGGTCGGAAACGGGTGAGTAGTGCTGGAAACTGGAAAGATCCTGAGCCGCAATGGAGGTTGGTGAAGAAGCGAGGTGGCGACTGGATGACCGTGCAGGACGTTACCCACGAGATAATGACTACTACCCtgaattttaaacaaatggTTAATGTTCTAAACTTGAACATATAAAAAATAACAGCCTTGTTGgtattaatataaatatattaatattgTCAATgacttaatttttgtttttcagtcactGATGCATTCTTTTGTATTTTCCTCAAACTGTACAGCCTCATGTTAATATTACCAATGTCAAACTGTTTAGCAATAGGTAATTTGCAAGTCTCATTTTTATTACCCCTCCCCTTCCCCTTCCTCAGCTGGTCATCTGACTTTTTGGATGGTTTCATCTTCACGCTCCAAAATCACTTTTGACGGACACAGCAGAGTCGAGCAGAGTCAGGCTTGTGCTGGAAGAGTTAcagtgtctctttttttctttttgagtgcTGTAAATCCTGAAAGGATGAGGGGTTCCATGTTGGTACATATATTTTCAAGGATTCATGTTTATAGTAAAACTAAGTGTGATTTAAAATGTCTATgcaaagttgtttttgtttttgacacctttttaaaatttgttttaggTTTTAGGACAACATTTTTGCATGACActtcattttgcacattaatttCTATTGAtgttacagaaaatacaaattgtGCTAACACGGCATCTACACTACTGAACTCTTTCATCTTTGTGTTATGAGTTGAGGTCCAATATTCAGCCAGTAACAGCCATCATAACATCCAGAACTCAAGGTCGTAGATTGGAGTTGAGCACAAACAAGCCAACAAAATACAgcggcttgcaaaagtattcgggccccttgaacttttccacattttgtcacattacagccacaaacatgaatcaattttattggaattccatgtgaaagaccaatacaaagtggtgtacacgtgagaagtggaatgaaaatcatacatgataccaaacattttttttacaaatacataactgcaaagtggggtgtgcgtaattattcagccccctttggtctgagtgcagtcagttgcccatagacattgcctgatgagtgctaatgactagatagagtgcacctgtgtgtaatctaatgtcagtacaaatacagctgctctgtgacggcctcagaggttgtctaagagaatattgggagcaacaacaccatgaagtccaaagaacacaccagacaggtcagggataaagttattgagaaatttaaagcaggcttaggctacaaaaagatttcccaagccttgaacatcccatgGAGCAGTGATCAAGCAATCGTTCAGAAATGGaatatggcacaactgtaaacctaccaagacaaggccgtccacctaaactcacaggccgaacaaggagagcgctgatcagtaatgcagccaagaggcccatggtgactctggacgagctgcagagatctacagctcaggtgggggaatctgtccacagGACAGCTATTAGtcatgcactgcacaaagttggcctttatggaagagtggcaagaagaaagccattgttaacagaaaaccataagaagtcccgtttgcagtttgccaaaagccatgtgggggacacagcaaacatgtggaagaaggtgctctggtcagatgagaccaaaatgcaaaaggctatgtgtggcagaaaactaacactgcacatcgctctgaacacaccatccccagtGTCAAATatgatggtggcagcatcatgctctgggggtgcttctcttcagcagggacagggaagctggtcagagttgatgggaagatggatggagccaagtacagggcaatcttggaagaaacctcttggagtctgcaaaagacttgagactggggcggaggttcaccttccagcaggacaacgaccctaaacataaagccagggcaacaatggaatggtttaaaacaaaacatatccatgtgttagtacggcccagtcaaagtccagatctaaaaccaatcgagaatctgtggcaagatctgaaaactgctgttcacaaacgctgtccatctaatctgactgagctggagctgttttgcaaagaatgggaaaagatttcagtctctagacgtgcaaagctggtagagacagaccctaaaagactggcagctgtaattgcagcaaaaggtggttctacaaagtattgactcagggggctgaataattacacacaccccacttttcagttatttatttgtaagaaatgtttggaatcatgtatgattttcgttccacttctcacatgtacaccactttgtgttggtctttcacgtggaattccaataaaattgattcatgtttgtggctgtaatgtgacaaaatgtggaaaagttcaagggggccgaatacttttgcaagccgcTGTATGTGGAGTACTGTGCAAAGTCTTTAGCTGCCCTTCATTTCttcacacatttttgttttctcctcaaCTTCTTCAGTTTCCTGAGATTTTTAAGG containing:
- the clptm1 gene encoding putative lipid scramblase CLPTM1; translated protein: MATQESGVTKATVSNGEVSSNGTAATTDGQTVQTAGNAQDPQQQQQQAPNAWQVIKGVLFRIFIIWAISSWFRRGPSTPDPSTPAGAPRVPSRNLFPKDTLMDLYVYVSQEEVFSDFNNTDALFWFHRDLVYGDWTTGEDGDGCYQHYKEMDIPEKIQQNGSLYIHLYFTKSGFHPDPKRKGQYRRLATVHATRMLNKYKRRKFLKTKNLLTGETEADPEMIKRAESHGPVEIISHWHPNLTINMVDDHTAWVKGSVPPPLDQYVKFDAVSGDYYPIVYFNDYWNLQKDYYPINETLKSLPLRLSYCPLSLWRWQLYAAQNARSPWNFLPEDTYEQSDEDQDSVKVALLETNPYLLGLTIVVSIVHSIFEFLAFKNDIQFWNSRQSLEGLSVRSIIFGVFQSLVVLLYILDNETNFVVQVSVFIGLLIDLWKITKVMDVKLDRENKFVGVFPRLVFKDKSTYVESSTKIYDDMAFKYLSWLLYPLFGCYAVYSLLYVEHKGWYSWVLSMLYGFLLTFGFITMTPQLFINYKMKSVAHLPWRMLTYKALNTFIDDLFAFVIKMPMMYRIGCLRDDVVFFIYLYQRWIYRVDPNRVNEFGTSGVDHAQNNTAAPAPDAASAAITDKPEGEKKND